The sequence AGCCCGATGCTGTAGCTGTTATGCTTTTCTTGCCACAATCCGTAGGTTTTGTAAGACAAGCTAAACAGTATGGCATGACTGATCAAAGATACCTTTTAACTTATTCAAATGCTGATGAAACTTATTTACAATTAGCTGGTGAAGCAGGAGATGGCGTAGAAGTTATGGCATGGGTAGCTGTTGATTTTACAAATCCACAAGAACCAGCTATTCAAATTTATCAAAAATACTATAACCAAATTCCAAATGCATATGCAATTGCAGGTATGATAGCTGCTGAGGTTTTTGTAGAAGGAGTTAAAAGAGCCGGTCCAGATTTAACAAGAGAGAAATTAGTAGAAGCTTTAGAAACCTTGGACAACTGGAAAGGAAATTATATAACTCTTGGTGACGAAAATCACGGTCTAACTTACAAGCCTGTATCTCAAGGGTTCGATTCAAGAATGGGAATGACTTCTATGTACGTTTTAAAATCTGTACTAACAGAATATGGTTTAGTTTGGGATTTTGCAAGTAATTGGATGAATTATTCTGTTGAAACTTTGCTTGATGTTCTATGAAAATTTCAAAGTCGGGGAGGTAAACCTCCCCCATTTTTTAAAAGATGTTGAAACTATTGTGAGGTGAATTTATGCTCGAGATAAATGATGTTACTGTTTCTTTTGGTGGATTAAAGGCCGTTAATAATTTTTCAATGAGTGTGAAACCAGGGGAAATTCATTCCTTAATAGGCCCTAATGGGGCTGGAAAAACTACTTTATTTAATACAGTAACAAGGATTATTGAACCACAGAATGGGAAGATTGAATTCAAAGGAGAAAATCTTTTGAGTTTGAATGCAAACGATGTTATTTATAAAGGAATATCTAGAACTTTTCAGAATTTACAGTTGTTTCAAGCAATGAACGTTTTTGATAATATTTATTCTGGGATAATTTATTTATATAATAAATCTATATTTTCTATACTTTCAAAGTCTCGAAAGAATTATGAAGAGGAAGCAAGAGAGAGGGTCTTAGAAATAGCAGAAATTTTTGAAATTAAAAACAGATTAGCTTCCTTTCCCGCCCAACTTCCTTACGGGATACTTAAAAGAGTTGAATTAGCCCGTGCAATAGCCTCTGATCCAGAGTTACTATTATTAGACGAACCGGCAGCAGGATTGAACAATTATGAAACTGAAGAAATTATAGATATTATAAAAATGGTCAATGAAAAAGGCAAAACAATATTACTGGTCGAACACGATATGAACGTAGTGATGAACGTTTCAAATATTATTACAGTCATGAATTTTGGTCAAAAGATCGCAGAAGGTGTCCCTGAAGAAATCTCAAAAAACGAAGAAGTTATAAAAGTATATTTGGGGGAAGAAGAAAATGCTTGAAGTCGAAAATCTAGAAGTTAATTATGGACATGTAAAAGCAGTTAAAGGAATTTCTTTTAAGGTGAATAAAGGTGAAATAGTTTCGATTTTAGGTTCGAATGGTGCGGGCAAAACATCGACTTTATTTGGGGTATTAAATATTGTTAAATCAAAAGGAAAAGTTTTTTTTAAAGGGGAAGATATCAGTAACAAAAGCACAGTTTATAAAGTTAAAAAAGGTATGATTCTTTGTCCTGAAAACAGGCGTATTTTTTCAGGGCTTACAGTTGAAGAAAATTTGAAGATGGGAAATTATATGAGAGGAAATTATAATAAGAATTCTGAATTTGTGTTTGAACTTTTTCCAATTCTAAATGAAAGAAAGAAGCAAAAAGCAGGTTCTCTTTCGGGTGGCGAACAACAAATGTTAGCTGTAGGAAGAGCCTTGATGGCTGATCCAGAAATACTTATGTTAGACGAACCTTCTTTAGGATTAGCACCAATTATAATAGATCAGATTTATAAAGTATTATTGACACTAAAAGAAAACGGTATTCCGATATTGCTTGTAGAACAAAATGCTGTAAAATCCTTAAAAATAAGTAATAAAGCTTATATACTTGAAAATGGAAGAATTGTACACGAAGGAAACGCTCAAGAGATGTTAAAAGATGAAAAAGTTAAAAAAGCCTACTTAGGCATGTGAAAAGGAGGATCAAGTTGCAAATACTACAAAGTATAATTTCAGGTATTCCTCAGGGAGCTCTCTATGGTCTAACA comes from Petrotoga sp. 9PW.55.5.1 and encodes:
- a CDS encoding ABC transporter ATP-binding protein encodes the protein MLEINDVTVSFGGLKAVNNFSMSVKPGEIHSLIGPNGAGKTTLFNTVTRIIEPQNGKIEFKGENLLSLNANDVIYKGISRTFQNLQLFQAMNVFDNIYSGIIYLYNKSIFSILSKSRKNYEEEARERVLEIAEIFEIKNRLASFPAQLPYGILKRVELARAIASDPELLLLDEPAAGLNNYETEEIIDIIKMVNEKGKTILLVEHDMNVVMNVSNIITVMNFGQKIAEGVPEEISKNEEVIKVYLGEEENA
- a CDS encoding ABC transporter ATP-binding protein yields the protein MLEVENLEVNYGHVKAVKGISFKVNKGEIVSILGSNGAGKTSTLFGVLNIVKSKGKVFFKGEDISNKSTVYKVKKGMILCPENRRIFSGLTVEENLKMGNYMRGNYNKNSEFVFELFPILNERKKQKAGSLSGGEQQMLAVGRALMADPEILMLDEPSLGLAPIIIDQIYKVLLTLKENGIPILLVEQNAVKSLKISNKAYILENGRIVHEGNAQEMLKDEKVKKAYLGM